A stretch of Carya illinoinensis cultivar Pawnee chromosome 14, C.illinoinensisPawnee_v1, whole genome shotgun sequence DNA encodes these proteins:
- the LOC122294316 gene encoding actin-depolymerizing factor 2-like gives MVVHDDCKLKFLELKTKKTYRFIVFKIEKKQKQVVVEKVGEPTPNYEDFAASLPSDECQYAVFYFDFVTAKDYQKSRIFFIAWSPNTSRVRSKMIYASSKDRFKRELDGIQIELQATNPTKMGLDVFQSRAN, from the exons ATGGTTGTGCATGATGACTGCAAGCTAAAGTTTCTAGAGTTGAAGACTAAAAAGACTTACCGTTTCATTGTATTTAAGATTGAGAAGAAGCAAAAGCAGGTAGTGGTAGAAAAAGTTGGGGAGCCAACTCCAAACTACGAGGATTTTGCTGCAAGTCTTCCTAGTGATGAGTGTCAATatgctgttttttattttgactttgTCACTGCAAAAGACTACCAAAAAAGCAGGATTTTCTTCATTGCATG GTCCCCTAATACATCAAGGGTGAGGAGCAAGATGATCTATGCAAGCTCTAAGGACAGGTTCAAGAGAGAACTGGATGGTATTCAAATAGAGCTACAGGCCACCAATCCAACTAAGATGGGTCTTGATGTTTTTCAAAGTCGTGCCAATTAA